The segment ttagtattttcgtagttgaaaaaTAACTGTTTTGACAAGTTATCTGACTAATTCAGGATtagtttattgaaaataattaaaaacaatcttgttttaaagtatttatattgaagattcccattgtgaaaactAGAGCAACACATATAAGTGAACAATTGTCTTCAACTAGatcatcatcaggctttactctaatatacatgaatatttaaacGAAAATGataacttgtacttttaactattatgtaCGGTgatatattctatttcattgtgtttattgactcaaattgccatgattggtttaaaatttttgtataaatattcatgtatattagtgttacatcttgtggccgagtggatgcccagttaatgtatgacgtgataaaaccgccaatcagagagcagcgaattatcgattggaacagtaacacaagaaaaccgtacgagcagtctagagtgcttatcgaccgtgctttctgcctagcccagccagttaagttcaaaacaccaataacagcctctgtggtatgaatccttgtatttcaaacatactgaccacaacgtaccaataaaatagaaaataacatttgtacaagagttagccaaatgtggctgtgaatagggggagcagtaattaatagactgggtataactcaggaacggtaaatcgtacaataatagtccaagggtcaaaataaagctcacgatgaaaggaacatgagtatgagtagtttaattatttagcaaatatacgatagaaattatatgcataatatgggtccataaatggatcccaaagttaccattcaccattgttatcgggatataacaattagagtaaagcctaatGACAATCTAACTGAAAGCAATTGTTCGTTTAAAGTATCAAATACCGTTTTAAGACTAACTCAATTTGTAAATTGAATATTATATAGATAGTGAATATAGACTTATAGTGTATTTCATATGTTAATAAAGTGCATTAATATAATAACAGATGATTACAATGTTTTCTAGTAGGTTACATCACTTCTCAATATACCTTTGTACTGTAAGTTTTAACTTTAGGCaatcaatattaataatagtatgTCTATCTGAGCTTTATAAATTAATAGAGACTGATAAGACcagggttggaatctcgcgagtcgggatcgtggatgcgcactgctgatgagtcccacaataggaagaaacggccgtccagtgcttccaggtttttcatggtagtctagcttcaatcaactcatgatctcaactatataaaactaatagttcagtttaaaaattaaaaaaacgaaCATCTAGACACTGTTTATGTAAATGTACTGAAAATGTATTAGTACAAATTATTTAAGCATATGACCCTAATAAATTAATACTACTAAGCTCATATCAACAATTGTTAATATAAAGATAAATGTAACTTATTCATGCAGAATGAGATTAAGTAAAATTTTATTAACGACTAACTACATacattaaaatcattcatttaaaaTCTAATCAAAAATATAGAACATTCAATTTTAACTGTTACAATTAACTTTAGAGAAATCGTTTTCTGATGTTAGTAGCCTGCTCTAATTATACACTCGTTTTACAGATCCTAAAGAAACTATTTTTAATGAATGCTTTTTAACTAACTGGTTACAGTTTAGCTTAACTCAgttgttttcatttaattttgtatCTAATTTCTATTAGTTattcattatcagtatagggttgtgaagattgtcgagttttgattaagatcattaatcaatcaatgttagaccacaattgaaagcctggaagcactggaagaccatttcttcctagtatgggactcataaGCAGCACCTTTTCGTCCTAGCCGTTAAATGCTGGCTcggtggtctggaggttaagtgtCCGCCCGCATGACCGAAGATCTTGAGTCCGAATcccgagtgcaggatcgtggatacgcactgctgaggagttgtTCATTGTTGAATATGTTGAAGCTTTTTACTGAAAACACTTCATTATATTGACCTAGTTAGAAGCCCCTATTCACTAATAAGAGTCAATGGGGTTGtcttaaaaatgataaatagcagatgattacaaaataattttatctaTTGATGTGAGAAGGATAATATAAACCATTAACTCTGACTGATTGATCATATTGAAgctaagaaaatattttttaaggCATATGAGGTGAAATTAAACTACTTGTCCATACTTATATGATAGTAGTATATAAGAAACTAACTATAAGATGATTAAGTTTctaatttgtttaatttattaaaattttcaaaataaatttgacTTTTTTTTTAATCCATTTCTAACGTAACACGAAAATCAATGAAGATAATTGTTTCATTCAATTTACATCCTAAAAAATTTTTCGATCACTTAAGTGTTCAGAGATTATTATACTTTCAGAATGACTTATCCGTCAGTTGATTTGTCATATGCTTTTAGCTTCACATATCTTCATCTTTGAAGTTTTCCAAGAGCCTTTATTTATcttggttttatttattttagaatTTAAGTATTTATTAAATTGTATAATAGTTAATTTATGATGGTATCGATTAGGCTACTGTTATTCACACTTTTATACCCCCAGATAAACTTCTGAATATCGGGTTATTTGGAAGAGTATGATAAATTACatcaaaaagaaataaaattattatagaTTGTATAAACAATTTTCATAAGTGTATCCGTAAATCTAGTATTTGCTAATAATTCACAGAAGAATGACTGTTTCAAGTCTTGAAGAAATCCTTTCACTTTTTGAAATAATCAACTGGTTTGGATTCTTATTTACAAACTTTTCATAGACGAATAAGTTTGGTTGCACACTAGGTTACTTACTGTGGAACCTAGTCCTTATGGTTATGTCttctgtttttaaataattcacCGAATTATTCTCCATAGAACTCTCAGAATGTACAAAAAAATTTTCGAAAGCTTATTGCCTTTCTAACTTTTATAATCTTGAGTTGTGAACCATTGTGTAGTTAAACTTATTAATTGGTTTCGAATGATACTAATGATTAGAATAAAGCTGAATTATAGTTGAATAGGTATGTGAAAGTTCACTGAGTTTTGGTTTTCATAATTACATCCATGGAAAAGACTTTATTGATTTGCGTGTAATAGAAAATCATTTACAATTTATTAATGATTTGATATAAACTCTCAAACTAGTGTATCTAAGGCATCagatgaaaaaaatttaaaatgaaaaagtaAATTACTAAGCAATACAATTTTTTGAATACTCCATACACTTAATATCAGAATTTGTTCGGTAGACAACAATAAATTCTCACATTATATTTAGACTCCAGTGTAAACAATTTAAGAAGTCATCTAAatcttattatcaatattgTATTACAAAGATTCTGGAATAAACTTGTAGTCTCTTTAATTAAAACGAGTGATCATGTAACTGTGAAGTATGGTTCTTACGAAACAGAATATTATGTTCTGGTATTTCAGACTTTTTTGTGTggatgtagtgaacaaaaacactgatgagggacaatcgaatgtatttaagcatagattacaaactatctcactaaattctgataaccatacagcaaacagttaatttgcaaaataacaaccaattgtctcaatcttcactgtttcttctgcaaatatcagtttatcttctccaatttcattgttcatgcattttcttacccattgcgcttcattcctattcgttccttatcgatcttccgccaaaatacattctatgtctgatcatcaccacatactatttatatggatataagtagaccacactacatgGATAGCTTATGAATACAATAATAACTCAAAGAGTATATTTTCTTGGTATGACAAAGTTATTCCTACATCACTCGGATATCTTTCTGCACTTTCAGATTGTTGATTCCTAAAGAAAACTACAATAAAATCTCAGTAAATCAGTGAAAATGGTCTCTTTTTTAGTTTATTgtaaaaaattaaagaaaaaagaacttATCATCTAAAATATCATATTCGATCAATTAATGTTATTGATCACatgaaataattatacaaataCGCAAACTAAGAATGAACTTATCAAATCATTACTTTCATGAGATTAAACAAAATAGATCTATTTTCGGCATcgtaaaacattttttttgtaGTTGCATTCACTCAGTTTAGCACTGGAATACTTAGTGTGTATGTGCATGGGGTTTGTATGTAAGTAGTAAGATATTGAATGATATAGAGAAAACTTGAttgtatgttatttatttaaatcctTTTTACCGTTCTGcgttttttttttttactcATTTCAGTTCTGTTTGCTCAGATCagttattcattttgttaatgaTTTTTAAAAGTATGAATAATCATACTGGTGTTGACACTTTTTAGGGAATAACAATTGAAATTCATAAGTTTTTGGTTGGTCAGCATGAGAAGGCCTCATAACATACTTCTCTGAATGCTTCAGAAACCACTCAAAAATTTGAACTGTGTATTTCATACAACAAGCTGGAAGAAATGGGTTTAAAGTATTCCTTTAGAAGTCTTCAAGATCAGAAGATGTCAACTTATTACAAAGGGTTATCACTAATTAACAAAACATTGGAAACATATTTATGGAGGTATATTTTAAGaggaacttgctcacgcacacAAATTTAAACCATACGCTTACCTCAAATGACACTGTGTTCTTGAGTAAAATTCTGCTCTAATATATTCAGAGTAAGACTATGTGATGCGGAAAAGGTAGGTTATCACTCTCCTAATATAGTCAGATGCTTCATCACTATCTATTGAGGAAAATGCAACAAGATATCTGGGATGGTACCATAGATCCGGTCTTGAAGACCGAGAAGGATTAATACCGACCTCCAGTCGCATCAAGCATATCGCAGATCAACAAACCTTGTAGGATTATGTAATCCCCACATATCCCTTGGACttgtatatttttttcagtGGAGAGTCATAGCGTGGTGAAAACTAGTCGTGTTATAAAGCTTCTGTTGGATTCTGGAGCATGACCAAGGATGGTCAAAAGTCATAGGAACATGTACCTTCTAGTTCATTTGTCAAAAGGTTGCTCATTCTTGTCTCATGGAGGTACAAAGGAAGTCAAGGAGGTTAGTCAGTCGTAATCTAAAAGCATTTGTTGAGTCATGGTAAAAAGACCATGTACTGGTAGCTCTTTGGACTGACAGTCAATGCATGGCATCATGACCGTTCGTCAAGTCCGTTAATACAGTACTCCTAATGGCAAGGGAGACGATTCCTATGAGCTGTGGAGGAGAAGATGAAAAAGTGGGGAGTAAATTGGTTGAAGGGATCAGTTTGTTCATATGCAGGTCTAGTTGTCGTGTTCATGATTCTATTAACAATTCGTCCAatgaattatacaataaaaagtcACTCAGTATACATGTTTCGTTTTGTAAAGATTGGCGCAAGTTTTAAAGCTATTGGTAATTCTTGCGTTGTTTAGAAGCCGCTAATATGCATAGTCTATAGAAGTGTAAGGGTAATTTTCCTTCAACTGGTTAAACTACATCCATGCAGATATTACCTACGAACTTAACCTTTCTCATTCGACTGAAGGTTTGTCTGCATTTCAGTTTTATATAactagattttatttatttgatatctAAGTGCATGATTTCAGCATGTGCTATTTGTCATAAACAATAGTAGTGATCACTCTCTAGTTACACAATAGTTATACAATGGGAATATATAAAGTAGAAGTtacccataatttaatcttcgGACACAACACTTTTCACTTGTGGAATAAGTCTTATCTGAAATTCTAGATTTTTTGAAAAGAGCTTATAGCTTTTGATAGAATATCAACATTTATGTGCTCTGACGATCTAACTGTGGACAATATGACTGTAACTAAAGTTTtaatttactatttttatttaatgtaaCTTTCACTCAGGAATGATTGCTGCTACTAAGAAAGGATTACATTACCTTTTGGATAAGAATAGTTGCAAACAAACAGgaaattttgttgttgttgttcttggtGGAGCTCCTGAAGCCTTAGATTCAAAACCTGGAACATATGTGATGCATATTAATCAACGTTTTGGTTTTTTCAAATTGGCCTTAAAAACTGGGTAGGTATTGAGTGAAGTTTAATCTGTTTTTTTAACATTACATAGATTTTCAATGAAAAAATTTTTATTCACATGATAATGCAGAAAATGAAATAACTATTGAATGATATTTCTCATTAAATCTGTAAAATAGAAGTATGATACTAGAAAATTATCTTGGCTTTATCAAGTGATTGTGACTTGAACTTTCTGGAATATATAGCTTAATAAATCAGATAATACTCTATACATCTTttaaatgatttcaaatatcttactaattttaagtaatatatactgacttacttacttacgcctgttactcccaatggagcataggccgNNNNNNNNNNNNNNNNNNNNNNNNNNNNNNNNNNNNNNNNNNNNNNNNNNNNNNNNNNNNNNNNNNNNNNNNNNNNNNNNNNNNNNNNNNNNNNNNNNNNNNNNNNNNNNNNNNNNNNNNNNNNNNNNNNNNNNNNNNNNNNNNNNNNNNNNNNNNNNNNNNNNNNNNNNNNNNNNNNNNNNNNNNNNNNNNNNNNNNNNgacgaccaccattctccaaaccactcactctgtcatgagccttcctttctagttctatccaactattgtccattcttctcatgtttgtctccatttctcggcgtaatgtgttctttggtcttcttcttttcctttggccttctgGATTTCATGtgggggcttgccttgtgacgcagttcggtgctttcctcaatgtgtatgcTATCcatttccagtgcttctttctgatttcttccttcgctggatggaatctggtttgttctctcccacagtaacttgttgctgatagtgtctggccaacggatctgaagtattttgtgtagacaactgttagtaaacacttgtatcttctcaatgatggctttcgtatttctccacgtttctgccccatacagtagaactgttttgacaaaTATatcctttaaaaaaataatataaatatttttaacagATTTGAAAATCTTTTTAAAATCTACAACAGTCAAACACACTATTTCAAGATTAAGATTTTGCTACATTAAATCAGTGAATTAAAACAGCAAAATTTTCCGAGATGAATTTCACCATTTCCATTATCAAATATATTGTACTTGCTAAAACATAAAGATATATGAGAATTATTGATTTGTACCTTTGAAGATGATTAGTGATCAAACTATGGCTTTTCATTTATTACAAAAGGGTCAATAACTAATATTGTTATATTCAGTAAGCTACTTACAAATAAGTGAGTACTacacttattacttattaattaaGGTTGTGATAAACTGTGAATGAACATAAGTTGGCGGAAACTGTTTTACCTGAGAACCACTAGTTTAAATGAAGTTTATAAAATCTGTTCTTTGCATATAGTTATAATTCTATTAGTTAATCAgctttatttttcattatttcaagtaattcatataactgattattaaatgaatgaatcacTTGTACTTCAATGTGTGGAATTATTtgactatgaaaatataaagtAACTGAAATTGTATTTGCCAGTTGAGAATACAAATAGGTAAACATAAGTTCCCGAATTCAGTCAATGCAACTATGCCATGTACTAACATATATTTTTGGTACTGATTAAACCTTCATCAGTTGTCACTAATTCGTCCCCTAGATTGCCtcataacaaaaaacaaaaaaaatctgAATTGTTTTCGTTAATTTTTTAATTGACAGATAATAAACAGACAAATAAATCACAGTATCCTCATTCACGTTGCTAAAAATTTAACATTTGTACTTTAAATATGCTACTGTTGGATTATTTTTGTGATCATATGGTAGTTATTGACTTGTTCTAGTTTTGAATGTTGTCCACAGTTTATCAGTAATTGGTAATTGATGCTAATAACAAACGTGAGTACCTCGTTTACTGATTGTTGATGAACCTCAAGAAAAAACCATCAACAAATTTgtaaatttgtaaatatttatgaTCAAACCATTCGTAAACTGACTAGAATTACTTCGTCAGTGATATTTAATGACTTAAATTGATTGTAACATTTTAAGCTGTTGGGTGATGTTGTAAAAAAgggcagcatatttacaactgaagaacatctggaactcaaaataattgtcaaccaataccaagatcagaattttcaatacaaatgtgaagacagttctactgtatggggcggaaacctggagaactacgaaagccatcatccgaaagatacaagtgtttagtaacagttgtctacgcaaagtaCCTCAGATCCGTTGGCTAGAAACTATTagaaacaacctactatgggagagaacaaaccagattctagtaGAGGAAGAAATCGGGAAAAAGCGCTgcaagtggatagaacacacactgaggaaatcacccaactgcgtcccAAGGTCAGCCCtgacatggaatcctgaaggccaaaggaaaagaagaagaccaaagaacacattacgccgagaaatggagacaaacatgagaagaatggacaatagttggatagaactagaaaggaaggctcatgacagagtgagtggtttggagaatggtggtcgtcggcctatgctccattgggagtaacaggcgaaagtaagtaagtaaaatgtaGTAAAAGTTCAATCGATCAAACTTTTGAATAATATTCACGCACGTTCTGAATCATCTTACAGGATACTTTATTCTTTTCTTAAACAAAACGTCATTAGTTGGTTAACCACATTCCCATTATGATTTTATACTGattaaaaatgtatatttgaTATATGTTAAAGGATTGTTTTTCACAGTTACAGATCATTTGTTATCGTTTTATATTCTTGTGAATCCATTAGATAAATACCATTAGAGAAACAATCTCATTATTTTCTCATTCATGCTATTTAGTATAGTCCAATTATTATTACCACAATAATCTACTCAGTCATATCAAACAAACATTGGCTATGTATATGAACTCAACCTAAGATTAACAaagtaatttacaaaatatccgTTATTTAGAAGCTTCGTAAGGAtgtcaaacaaataaatattctatATATTATAATAACAGCAAACATTGTAAAGTCTGAATATTGAAAGCATTAAAGttggaattaaataatctaAACAAGATAAATAGGTAGTTGGGTAAAAACTTTTAGCTTCTAATATGGATGAAGTAATTTCGCATTAGAAAGGAAATaaaatgacgagtcccaaataggacgaaacgtacgtcctggattccactgttagccactatccatctttgcttacgatgcttgtgaattaaggctatatcgaggcaatacgcacagtatgcacatatgccaattagagactgaccagttgcagtcctaaacaccaatgggagattcgaacaaacaatactgattgTTATCTTGAAAGTTTGTTGAAACAAAACTTGTATTGTTTGGTAATATATTTCATGAAAATTTTCGACTTAATACATTTTAACGTGTAAATCTACACAATCCTATTTCTGAGATTTTTCAATCCCCTACCTCTATTACTTATTGTGAGTCAGCAATGACGTTCGAAATCCTGGACATCTAACTGTTTGAATGTCCTTCAGCCCTTGTAATAACAGGACAAGCACAAAATAATTCTGTTTCTACCATTTAGTTGATGTATTGTAGATAATCTAATTTATGCTAATCTATTCTTATTTTAATTGAAGATCATATTTGGTACCGTGTATATCATTTGGTGAACAGAGCTTATATCATCAAGTTCCAAATGAAAAAGGATCATGGATACGATGGTTACAGGATAAATTTACGTCGATTTTTACCGTTGCATTGCCTATTTTCTATGCTCGTGGTCCCTTTCCGTATCGTAAACCAGTCTATACTGTAGGTATGTTACTATTTACGTTGAAGAATTGCCGTTTCCGGCTCTTGTAGGACTTTTTTGTAGATGATCATTCACAAATTGTTAAATTTTAAATACTGACTACTTAGTGAATGATTCTTTAAGAAACGTTTCTTTTTTGCACACTATGTATGGAGAAAATTCATGAAGTTCAATCCTTACATTTTATGAAAACCCAAAAAGAACTGAGAATCGTATTTCTTGACTGCTAACCAGCACATGAGCAACTCATATAGTTCCCTTGGTATCAGCTGAATTCATATGTTGGTTAGATGTTCAGAAGCAGCTACTGTTGAAGTCTAAGACTGGTGTCATTTGTTtaacactatgggatttgaagcTATGGTCACCAAGTCTAGATATTATCTGTAATTGAGGTGGGAGTGAATCTAGCTGAAGAGTCCATATAAAATGAGACCTTTATCATGGATTATGATGCTAACTACCATTTAATGTGAAATCGTTTTCAAATATGTAAAACTGCTTTGCCGTTCAAAATAAATCTGTACAGACCACAGTTGCCATTGACTAACCTCGCAGAAAATCCACATTGTTTCTTTGAATTGTTTTGTAAACATGTCAGGGATACATGACTGTTTACAGGTATTCCCATCAATCAGCAAATTAAGTACAAAACTAATTTGGATACGTACTATTTTGAGACACTTTAGCATAAATAAACTATGGTGTCTGAAACTAAAGACTACATTTAAAAAACATCAGTGAAGGTACGTATTGTAGTAAATTCAGCCAGGACAGTTTATTATAACTAAACAAGAATTTGTAGCTAAGAATTCTACCGATTTGAGTAAACAACTCATTACTATCATGTTGTATCTCGAAAAACACTTCTTTTCTTACAGTTGGTGCTCCAATTCAATGCGAACAAATAAATGAACCTACAGATGAACAAGTTGCACATATTAAACAAATTTATAAAGAAAAACTCCGAACACTATTTGAAGATTACAAGGCGATTTACGATCCAGAAGCTAATGATATTGAATTTGTATAGATGAAAAAATTATGTATAATTTTGTGGTTAATATTAAGAAATTCCTAAGACTATTTTTGATTCATTTATCAAACTAACGTAATCATGTATTATACAACTGAATAGAAAAAGTTAAGAACAGTGCATCTTTAACGATCACGATTAAATTGTATCTTTATTGGATACTTTCTCTTAGCTAATTACAATACTTACCAATAGatgtttggtgtttggtttgtttgtggtagattgtttgcatgtccatgtccatgcgaagcatgcatatgagtgtttgtgtgtggatgtttgtttggattgtagtgatggtggtgtttttgcgttgattgtagtgtttgtagttgaaggtgttgtggtatggtgtggtgttggagTTTTTATTTTGTGATGCTCACATCCAAATAAGCAAATGCATCTGTAGCTACTGAGGATGGGATTACTGTCCACCTTCGTTTGTTGAAATGGGAATTTCTTATCCTAAACTATtgttattcataaataaataatatatttgtaatatccagataagtagaaaaattaaactttctgacgtttcgtgactcagtgtaagccacgtCTTCAGAGaaaaaataaccaaattaacattaatccaagtttaaatagtacaacggaacaacacgaatattaggtgcaaTCAATCAGACCTCATCGGGATGTTTTAAATGTATTTTAGATAAATCTTATAAGTGAAGTAACTGTTCTCCTTTCGGCTTGAGTTCATTGTACGTAGGATTATCGATTAAATTCTTATTCACGTGTTTTGTCAACTCCTTTAAAAGACGCTACTCAGTTGCGTCCGTCAGGTCTTTCTGAGTATTGTTGATGATAAATGTCATGGATTCATTTTAAATGAACAATACTGTGCTATCGTATTCGTCTCTGTTTAGGATAATTACACTGGAATCCCTGTCTGATCGAAGTAGCATTAGTGTTTTGTACTTCTCAAGTTTTCCCAATGCTTTCTGTTGGTCTTTAGTCAACAACTTAGAATGTGCAACTGGTGTTTTTATGTACTGGTTGGTAATATTCACTAATTTCTATTTCTACCAACTTTGTTTTTCATCATTCATAGGTTTTAGGTCTGATATAAATACTGTTGATAACAATATTTAAATTGAGTTTCAGTGTCGATACTTTgcaattttttttcataatgtAAAATTTAAATACGAAGGAGAGTTTCTGTTTCAATTAAACCTAGCTTTTTACTTGATAAATTCTGTATACATCTTTCCGGATTAATAGGAAAGACGACATGATTTTGTTGTTTTACGAGTGTTTTGGTTAATATCTTTATAAATTTACGGTTGGTTATTGATTGAACATTATAACTGAGACCCGTCAGTTGAATTCAAAGTACAATATTTAAATCTGTAACAGTTTTATCAAAAGCAAGGGATTCTGTTTTAAGTTTAGAGATTAGTTCCTTGGTACATTCGATTTGAGATTTTGTGACACGTCGTAGATTTTTCAGTGAAGAATGTATTTTATACGCACGTCCAGCTCTAAAGATTTGATGAAGGAAGCAGCCATCATTCAAGCACTGTCCATAAACTTTAATCTCGTCGTTTCCCCCGATATCATTCAACAGATAGCCACCGAACGATTGAGTGACACGTAAAAATGAACAGGGAAGCGACTTTTCAGAAATTTCAAGCAGCTGGTTACCATTAAGAATTTGAATAAGACTAGGGCCACAATTTtgacagaataatataaattcattgtaTTACGTGGTTTTCCATCAGCTACATACAACAATAtataaactgaaataaaaaattGAGGTATGATATAATGTGAAACAATTGAaactaataatgaaaataattaaaatccaTAAGAGAAACCAATTCCTTGAAATTCTACCCAATATCATACACGCTCACATCACTATCGATCTCATCCGTCAgatgagtaccgacgacaattcaaaacTCAATCACACAATTTGCCATCCTCCGAACAGATTAATTGTCAGTACTTCTATTAAGCATTGCAAAGGTGTTTCATTGAAGTCATTTTTGCACCGTGCACACTGATAATATATTCAAGCTCTGTTTGAGCACCATCACATAAATACATATCTTATGACTTCATTTCATATCGTATTCTCGCTTTCAATTTTTTTCCGTAATGTTTCTGCTATTTCTGCTACATAACTGATGTGTCAGCATAACAATTTTACGTGAGCTAAATTGTTATACTTTTTCATCTTCAGTAGTATGtcacaataaacaaataatatacaGAAATTGAATAAGGAGGGAGCATGAAAACATTTGTTTAGCgattttaaaagaaatttacaCTCACAATAAGACTGTCTTGATCAAAACCATATACATATAAATCAAACCCACACATCAAGTTAATCTGAAGAACTTGTTAATCCATATAATTAGGCAGAAGAATTTCTCACGTATAAGCGGTTAAATAACAACATAGAGAAACAAAAGCAAAAAAAATGTTAGATATGAAAAGTGTCAAAAAAGTCATCAAAAAAACAA is part of the Schistosoma mansoni strain Puerto Rico chromosome 1, complete genome genome and harbors:
- a CDS encoding putative diacylglycerol O-acyltransferase, which produces MNSIINKHTVDNEDYKNDDEMNEESLVKESLSTDVNYLVGFHPHGILATGAFINFATEATGFSKVFPTFKPYLAILKAHFIAPFYRDFLMLFGMIAATKKGLHYLLDKNSCKQTGNFVVVVLGGAPEALDSKPGTYVMHINQRFGFFKLALKTGSYLVPCISFGEQSLYHQVPNEKGSWIRWLQDKFTSIFTVALPIFYARGPFPYRKPVYTVVGAPIQCEQINEPTDEQVAHIKQIYKEKLRTLFEDYKAIYDPEANDIEFV